One window of the Lacerta agilis isolate rLacAgi1 chromosome 17, rLacAgi1.pri, whole genome shotgun sequence genome contains the following:
- the ARHGAP30 gene encoding rho GTPase-activating protein 30 isoform X1, whose translation MSLAMKARQKVKRKGQAKDRVFGCDLIEHLQLSGQDVPQVLKSCTEFVEQHGIVDGIYRLSGVSSNIQKLRLEFDNDRGYPDLNKDLYLQDIHCVSSLCKAYFRELPNPLLTYQLYDKFADAVAIQMEEGRLEKIKDVLKELPAPHYRTLEFLMKHLVHMASFSSKTNMHVRNLAIVWAPNLLRSKDIESSGFNGTAAFMEVRIQSIVVEFILTHVDQIFNNVPLCAGSRESLRKSLLLASSSVTFGDEKCSFSCNIPAALNQGDGPPQMRPYHTIIELNDNKRKGSLKAKKWKSIFNLGRSSHDAKRKLNKPEDKDDKMGKMRLRPAKSMDSLSSMPCASDDDIQLGRKISQKQLTLCRESFDGPASLDNSFLLSESDEYTERPKAEEAQGESEGEATAKSEPTTPKASRSSIVGVAPQGRSPKTGRNRAEKCVGVHISGPFSVTVPFHITSNLSLSRLTRGLECPALSHCALEKDPPETSEAKEDEPSKQKETEEKLVPNGTNKEDAGDAKAGGLSDSEENQMSLEVQDSFSFLDSQDAWLGESMDGDQPRKSTSIAPDFAGSGVDSSPLTEDDMSSGFMNEMIGGGMQLEMFPAVSPLDYLSIEECMNEHSEEEDDQYYLAVGCSDGEEVSKEVDSEEVYLSAFDDLSPLAGKLQHFQQPGEDQALDESLLPRSTLDDQPFSLAGQPSPEDPDSSHLFEVGRESLLDGPPVHVRLDDSQLDQDSANPSEEELQAFPDSDSDFSQLETLMKAEAETTQVDPGLAASQMEGINASGEDDLLLGTGCLMHAKCPEGVPENPVQRSSVQENQNHAAQLSLENEGEQHNALDIEQVARSPCIPSIEADGSTLEVAGLSDWHPDCKFPFQEAEQLQKGETALHPEAAEVLSPLDGSTMHRAPLSSLLDNCSENVSSETSPMLALSLEPDVPPEIAPPDGSSSDNCNGSEASLLGAPSLQDCPESPPQTPPHSMLAKASDVLKHDLSDGSVSMRLTSHAIRVQQAKSFPVVPPKPQFAKIPPSLMPLSPTKDASLLWCSPPVPEKNCRNGIKEGPNEGSLRRPLRPASLDVHCSTPDSTENVKTPPASSKLPTSPGNCLGDSGALRKQRNSMPVSLEKYDRDYESRGGDAVPKLLHSPLDKCSLWPKSSDDLPNTKCSPLESLDEHSSSTTTTKGEEGKGEPSQKQLPAPLLLGEAGGAAAQKQRWASWRNGSSMSFDEAVALAKERHVGQAPMRRMQTYCFGDMEGLHGPPRTEKPPPNPKPALKPLGQRSLRPLACTGTAADALVPGKPLLAPALPDIIPEGQLSPRLEALSLPQDLPPRRRLSLTKAGRRASNSEEVLLAAQQERR comes from the exons TTCCTCAGGTTCTGAAGAGCTGCACAGAGTTTGTGGAGCAGCACGGAATCGTGGACGGGATCTACCGGCTGTCGGGAGTCTCCTCAAACATCCAGAAGCTGAG GTTGGAATTTGACAACGACCGGGGCTACCCTGACCTGAACAAAGACTTGTACCTCCAGGACATCCACTGCGTGAGCTCGCTCTGCAAAGCCTACTTCAGGGAGCTCCCCAACCCACTCCTCACCTATCAGCTCTACGATAAGTTTGCC GAtgctgtggccatccagatggaGGAGGGCCGGCTGGAAAAGATCAAGGATGTGCTGAAGGAACTCCCAGCGCCCCACTACAG GACTTTGGAGTTCCTGATGAAGCATCTAGTTCACATGGCCTCTTTCAGCTCCAAGACCAACATGCACGTACGGAACCTGGCCATCGTCTGGGCTCCCAACCTGCTCAG GTCCAAGGACATCGAGTCGTCTGGCTTCAACGGCACAGCGGCCTTCATGGAGGTCCGCATCCAGTCCATTGTGGTGGAGTTTATCCTCACCCACGTGGATCAGATTTTCAATAATGTCCCTCTCTGTG CCGGGAGCCGTGAATCTCTCAGGAAGTCCCTTCTCCTTGCAAGCTCATCGGTGACCTTTGGCGATGAAAAATGCTCCTTTTCCTGCAATATCCCAGCTGCGCTGAACCAGGGGGATGGCCCACCACAGATGCGACCCTACCACACCATCATCGAGCTCAACGACAACAA AAGAAAAGGATCCCTTAAGGCAAAGAAATGGAAGTCAATTTTCAACCTCGGCCGATCCAGCCATGATGCCAAACGCAAGTTGAACAAGCCGGAGGACAAAG ATGACAAAATGGGAAAGATGCGTCTGCGGCCGGCCAAAAGCATGGATTCCCTCAGCTCCATGCCATGTGCCAGCGATG ATGACATTCAACTGGGGAGGAAAATCTCCCAGAAGCAGCTCACTCTGTGCCGTGAGAGTTTTGATGGCCCGGCTTCTCTCGATAACAGTTTCCTGCTGTCAGAGTCCGACGAGTATACGGAGAGGCCGAAGGCCGAAGAAGCACAAGGCGAGTCGGAGGGCGAAGCCACTGCCAAGTCAGAGCCCACCACCCCGAAAGCCAGCAGGTCCAGCATTGTCGGGGTAGCCCCTCAAGGGAGATCCCCCAAAACTGGGCGGAACCGCGCGGAGAAGTGCGTCGGCGTCCACATCTCTGGGCCTTTCTCTGTCACGGTCCCATTCCACATCACTTCCAACCTCAGTTTGTCCCGGCTAACCCGGGGGCTCGAGTGCCCTGCCCTGAGCCACTGTGCCTTGGAGAAGGACCCTCCTGAGACCTCTGAGGCCAAAGAGGACGAGCCTTCTAAGCAGAAAGAAACTGAGGAGAAGCTGGTGCCCAACGGCACAAACAAGGAAGACGCTGGAG ATGCAAAGGCAGGAGGCCTGTCTGATTCAGAAGAGAACCAGATGTCTTTGGAGGTCCAGGACTCCTTCTCTTTCCTGGACAGCCAAGATGCCTGGCTGGGTGAAAGCATGGATGGAGACCAGCCTCGGAAGAGCACCAGCATAGCGCCTGATTTTGCAGGCAGTGGTGTGGACAGTTCCCCACTCACGGAGGACGACATGAGCAGTGGGTTCATGAATGAGATGATAGGAGGTGGGATGCAG cTGGAGATGTTTCCAGCTGTTTCACCACTAGATTACCTGTCCATTGAGGAGTGTATGAACGAGCACTCGGAAGAGGAAGATGACCAATATTATCTGGCTGTGGGATGTTCAGATGGTGAAGAGGTTTCTAAGGAGGTTGACAGTGAAGAGGTCTATCTGAGTGCTTTTGATGACCTCAGCCCCTTAGCTGGCAAATTACAGCATTTCCAGCAGCCAGGTGAAGACCAGGCTCTTGATGAAAGCCTTCTCCCAAGGAGCACGTTGGACGATCAGCCCTTCAGTTTGGCCGGACAGCCCTCACCTGAAGACCCAGACAGCTCCCATCTCTTTGAAGttggcagggagtctctcctggATGGCCCTCCAGTTCACGTCAGGTTAGATGATTCCCAGCTGGATCAAGATTCAGCCAATCCATCTGAAGAAGAGTTGCAGGCCTtcccggattctgatagtgatttcAGTCAGTTGGAAACACTCATGAAGGCTGAAGCTGAGACCACCCAGGTAGATCCAGGCTTGGCAGCATCGCAGATGGAAGGCATAAACGCCAGTGGTGAAGATGACCTGCTTCTAGGAACAGGGTGCTTGATGCATGCCAAATGCCCCGAAGGAGTTCCAGAAAACCCTGTGCAAAGATCTTCGGTTCAAGAGAATCAAAACCATGCAGCCCAACTGAGCCTTGAAAATGAGGGGGAACAACACAATGCATTAGACATTGAGCAGGTTGCAAGATCTCCTTGCATCCCCAGCATAGAGGCTGATGGATCTACCTTGGAGGTAGCTGGATTGTCTGACTGGCACCCAGACTGTAAGTTCCCATTTCAAGAGGCAGAGCAGCTACAGAAGGGAGAGACTGCTCTTCATCCTGAGGCAGCAGAAGTTCTTTCACCCCTGGATGGCTCCACAATGCACAGAGCTCCACTTTCCTCTTTGCTGGACAATTGCTCTGAAAATGTTTCTTCCGAGACGTCTCCAATGCTTGCGCTGAGTCTTGAGCCAGATGTTCCACCTGAGATAGCCCCTCCTGATGGCTCCTCGTCTGACAATTGCAATGGGTCCGAAGCCTCGTTGCTCGGGGCCCCTTCTCTGCAGGACTGCCCAGAAAGTCCTCCACAGACACCACCGCATTCAATGCTGGCGAAAGCCTCCGATGTCCTCAAGCACGACCTCTCTGACGGAAGCGTCTCCATGAGGTTGACCTCGCATGCCATCAGAGTGCAGCAGGCGAAATCTTTCCCGGTCGTGCCTCCGAAACCCCAGTTTGCCAAGATCCCTCCGTCCTTAATGCCATTATCTCCGACCAAGGACGCCTCCCTCTTGTGGTGCAGCCCACCTGTCCCAGAAAAGAACTGTAGAAACGGGATAAAAGAGGGGCCCAACGAAGGCTCCCTACGCAGGCCCCTTCGCCCAGCCAGCCTGGACGTGCATTGCAGCACCCCAGATAGCACGGAAAATGTAAAAACTCCCCCGGCTTCTTCCAAGCTGCCCACCTCTCCAGGTAACTGTCTTGGCGATTCAGGGGCCCTCCGGAAGCAGCGGAATTCCATGCCTGTGAGTTTAGAGAAATATGACAGAGATTACGAGAGCAGAGGAGGAGACGCGGTCCCAAAGCTACTGCACTCCCCACTGGACAAATGCAGCCTTTGGCCCAAGAGCAGTGATGACCTCCCTAATACAAAGTGCTCTCCGCTAGAAAGTTTGGatgaacacagcagcagcactaccaccaCCAAGGGTGAAGAAGGGAAGGGTGAGCCCTCCCAAAAGCAACTTCCAGCGCCTCTATTGCTCGGCGAGGCTGGTGGGGCTGCCGCCCAGAAGCAGAGATGGGCCAGCTGGCGCAATGGGAGCAGCATGTCGTTTGACGAGGCCGTCGCTCTTGCCAAGGAGAGGCACGTGGGCCAGGCCCCAATGAGGAGGATGCAGACCTACTGTTTTGGCGACATGGAGGGGCTGCATGGTCCTCCCAGAACAGAGAAGCCTCCCCCGAACCCCAAACCTGCCCTGAAGCCTCTGGGGCAGCGGTCCCTGAGACCCCTGGCCTGCACAGGCACAGCCGCAGATGCTCTTGTCCCAGGGAAGCCGCTTCTTGCTCCAGCGTTGCCTGACATCATCCCAGAAGGCCAACTCTCTCCAAGACTGGAAGCTCTTTCCCTTCCTCAGGATCTCCCGCCAAGGAGAAGACTGAGCTTGACGAAGGCAGGGCGACGTGCGTCCAACTCGGAAGAGGTGCTTTTAGCAGCACAGCAGGAGCGGAGGTGA
- the ARHGAP30 gene encoding rho GTPase-activating protein 30 isoform X2, producing the protein MSLAMKARQKVKRKGQAKDRVFGCDLIEHLQLSGQDVPQVLKSCTEFVEQHGIVDGIYRLSGVSSNIQKLRLEFDNDRGYPDLNKDLYLQDIHCVSSLCKAYFRELPNPLLTYQLYDKFADAVAIQMEEGRLEKIKDVLKELPAPHYRTLEFLMKHLVHMASFSSKTNMHVRNLAIVWAPNLLRSKDIESSGFNGTAAFMEVRIQSIVVEFILTHVDQIFNNVPLCAGSRESLRKSLLLASSSVTFGDEKCSFSCNIPAALNQGDGPPQMRPYHTIIELNDNKKGSLKAKKWKSIFNLGRSSHDAKRKLNKPEDKDDKMGKMRLRPAKSMDSLSSMPCASDDDIQLGRKISQKQLTLCRESFDGPASLDNSFLLSESDEYTERPKAEEAQGESEGEATAKSEPTTPKASRSSIVGVAPQGRSPKTGRNRAEKCVGVHISGPFSVTVPFHITSNLSLSRLTRGLECPALSHCALEKDPPETSEAKEDEPSKQKETEEKLVPNGTNKEDAGDAKAGGLSDSEENQMSLEVQDSFSFLDSQDAWLGESMDGDQPRKSTSIAPDFAGSGVDSSPLTEDDMSSGFMNEMIGGGMQLEMFPAVSPLDYLSIEECMNEHSEEEDDQYYLAVGCSDGEEVSKEVDSEEVYLSAFDDLSPLAGKLQHFQQPGEDQALDESLLPRSTLDDQPFSLAGQPSPEDPDSSHLFEVGRESLLDGPPVHVRLDDSQLDQDSANPSEEELQAFPDSDSDFSQLETLMKAEAETTQVDPGLAASQMEGINASGEDDLLLGTGCLMHAKCPEGVPENPVQRSSVQENQNHAAQLSLENEGEQHNALDIEQVARSPCIPSIEADGSTLEVAGLSDWHPDCKFPFQEAEQLQKGETALHPEAAEVLSPLDGSTMHRAPLSSLLDNCSENVSSETSPMLALSLEPDVPPEIAPPDGSSSDNCNGSEASLLGAPSLQDCPESPPQTPPHSMLAKASDVLKHDLSDGSVSMRLTSHAIRVQQAKSFPVVPPKPQFAKIPPSLMPLSPTKDASLLWCSPPVPEKNCRNGIKEGPNEGSLRRPLRPASLDVHCSTPDSTENVKTPPASSKLPTSPGNCLGDSGALRKQRNSMPVSLEKYDRDYESRGGDAVPKLLHSPLDKCSLWPKSSDDLPNTKCSPLESLDEHSSSTTTTKGEEGKGEPSQKQLPAPLLLGEAGGAAAQKQRWASWRNGSSMSFDEAVALAKERHVGQAPMRRMQTYCFGDMEGLHGPPRTEKPPPNPKPALKPLGQRSLRPLACTGTAADALVPGKPLLAPALPDIIPEGQLSPRLEALSLPQDLPPRRRLSLTKAGRRASNSEEVLLAAQQERR; encoded by the exons TTCCTCAGGTTCTGAAGAGCTGCACAGAGTTTGTGGAGCAGCACGGAATCGTGGACGGGATCTACCGGCTGTCGGGAGTCTCCTCAAACATCCAGAAGCTGAG GTTGGAATTTGACAACGACCGGGGCTACCCTGACCTGAACAAAGACTTGTACCTCCAGGACATCCACTGCGTGAGCTCGCTCTGCAAAGCCTACTTCAGGGAGCTCCCCAACCCACTCCTCACCTATCAGCTCTACGATAAGTTTGCC GAtgctgtggccatccagatggaGGAGGGCCGGCTGGAAAAGATCAAGGATGTGCTGAAGGAACTCCCAGCGCCCCACTACAG GACTTTGGAGTTCCTGATGAAGCATCTAGTTCACATGGCCTCTTTCAGCTCCAAGACCAACATGCACGTACGGAACCTGGCCATCGTCTGGGCTCCCAACCTGCTCAG GTCCAAGGACATCGAGTCGTCTGGCTTCAACGGCACAGCGGCCTTCATGGAGGTCCGCATCCAGTCCATTGTGGTGGAGTTTATCCTCACCCACGTGGATCAGATTTTCAATAATGTCCCTCTCTGTG CCGGGAGCCGTGAATCTCTCAGGAAGTCCCTTCTCCTTGCAAGCTCATCGGTGACCTTTGGCGATGAAAAATGCTCCTTTTCCTGCAATATCCCAGCTGCGCTGAACCAGGGGGATGGCCCACCACAGATGCGACCCTACCACACCATCATCGAGCTCAACGACAACAA AAAAGGATCCCTTAAGGCAAAGAAATGGAAGTCAATTTTCAACCTCGGCCGATCCAGCCATGATGCCAAACGCAAGTTGAACAAGCCGGAGGACAAAG ATGACAAAATGGGAAAGATGCGTCTGCGGCCGGCCAAAAGCATGGATTCCCTCAGCTCCATGCCATGTGCCAGCGATG ATGACATTCAACTGGGGAGGAAAATCTCCCAGAAGCAGCTCACTCTGTGCCGTGAGAGTTTTGATGGCCCGGCTTCTCTCGATAACAGTTTCCTGCTGTCAGAGTCCGACGAGTATACGGAGAGGCCGAAGGCCGAAGAAGCACAAGGCGAGTCGGAGGGCGAAGCCACTGCCAAGTCAGAGCCCACCACCCCGAAAGCCAGCAGGTCCAGCATTGTCGGGGTAGCCCCTCAAGGGAGATCCCCCAAAACTGGGCGGAACCGCGCGGAGAAGTGCGTCGGCGTCCACATCTCTGGGCCTTTCTCTGTCACGGTCCCATTCCACATCACTTCCAACCTCAGTTTGTCCCGGCTAACCCGGGGGCTCGAGTGCCCTGCCCTGAGCCACTGTGCCTTGGAGAAGGACCCTCCTGAGACCTCTGAGGCCAAAGAGGACGAGCCTTCTAAGCAGAAAGAAACTGAGGAGAAGCTGGTGCCCAACGGCACAAACAAGGAAGACGCTGGAG ATGCAAAGGCAGGAGGCCTGTCTGATTCAGAAGAGAACCAGATGTCTTTGGAGGTCCAGGACTCCTTCTCTTTCCTGGACAGCCAAGATGCCTGGCTGGGTGAAAGCATGGATGGAGACCAGCCTCGGAAGAGCACCAGCATAGCGCCTGATTTTGCAGGCAGTGGTGTGGACAGTTCCCCACTCACGGAGGACGACATGAGCAGTGGGTTCATGAATGAGATGATAGGAGGTGGGATGCAG cTGGAGATGTTTCCAGCTGTTTCACCACTAGATTACCTGTCCATTGAGGAGTGTATGAACGAGCACTCGGAAGAGGAAGATGACCAATATTATCTGGCTGTGGGATGTTCAGATGGTGAAGAGGTTTCTAAGGAGGTTGACAGTGAAGAGGTCTATCTGAGTGCTTTTGATGACCTCAGCCCCTTAGCTGGCAAATTACAGCATTTCCAGCAGCCAGGTGAAGACCAGGCTCTTGATGAAAGCCTTCTCCCAAGGAGCACGTTGGACGATCAGCCCTTCAGTTTGGCCGGACAGCCCTCACCTGAAGACCCAGACAGCTCCCATCTCTTTGAAGttggcagggagtctctcctggATGGCCCTCCAGTTCACGTCAGGTTAGATGATTCCCAGCTGGATCAAGATTCAGCCAATCCATCTGAAGAAGAGTTGCAGGCCTtcccggattctgatagtgatttcAGTCAGTTGGAAACACTCATGAAGGCTGAAGCTGAGACCACCCAGGTAGATCCAGGCTTGGCAGCATCGCAGATGGAAGGCATAAACGCCAGTGGTGAAGATGACCTGCTTCTAGGAACAGGGTGCTTGATGCATGCCAAATGCCCCGAAGGAGTTCCAGAAAACCCTGTGCAAAGATCTTCGGTTCAAGAGAATCAAAACCATGCAGCCCAACTGAGCCTTGAAAATGAGGGGGAACAACACAATGCATTAGACATTGAGCAGGTTGCAAGATCTCCTTGCATCCCCAGCATAGAGGCTGATGGATCTACCTTGGAGGTAGCTGGATTGTCTGACTGGCACCCAGACTGTAAGTTCCCATTTCAAGAGGCAGAGCAGCTACAGAAGGGAGAGACTGCTCTTCATCCTGAGGCAGCAGAAGTTCTTTCACCCCTGGATGGCTCCACAATGCACAGAGCTCCACTTTCCTCTTTGCTGGACAATTGCTCTGAAAATGTTTCTTCCGAGACGTCTCCAATGCTTGCGCTGAGTCTTGAGCCAGATGTTCCACCTGAGATAGCCCCTCCTGATGGCTCCTCGTCTGACAATTGCAATGGGTCCGAAGCCTCGTTGCTCGGGGCCCCTTCTCTGCAGGACTGCCCAGAAAGTCCTCCACAGACACCACCGCATTCAATGCTGGCGAAAGCCTCCGATGTCCTCAAGCACGACCTCTCTGACGGAAGCGTCTCCATGAGGTTGACCTCGCATGCCATCAGAGTGCAGCAGGCGAAATCTTTCCCGGTCGTGCCTCCGAAACCCCAGTTTGCCAAGATCCCTCCGTCCTTAATGCCATTATCTCCGACCAAGGACGCCTCCCTCTTGTGGTGCAGCCCACCTGTCCCAGAAAAGAACTGTAGAAACGGGATAAAAGAGGGGCCCAACGAAGGCTCCCTACGCAGGCCCCTTCGCCCAGCCAGCCTGGACGTGCATTGCAGCACCCCAGATAGCACGGAAAATGTAAAAACTCCCCCGGCTTCTTCCAAGCTGCCCACCTCTCCAGGTAACTGTCTTGGCGATTCAGGGGCCCTCCGGAAGCAGCGGAATTCCATGCCTGTGAGTTTAGAGAAATATGACAGAGATTACGAGAGCAGAGGAGGAGACGCGGTCCCAAAGCTACTGCACTCCCCACTGGACAAATGCAGCCTTTGGCCCAAGAGCAGTGATGACCTCCCTAATACAAAGTGCTCTCCGCTAGAAAGTTTGGatgaacacagcagcagcactaccaccaCCAAGGGTGAAGAAGGGAAGGGTGAGCCCTCCCAAAAGCAACTTCCAGCGCCTCTATTGCTCGGCGAGGCTGGTGGGGCTGCCGCCCAGAAGCAGAGATGGGCCAGCTGGCGCAATGGGAGCAGCATGTCGTTTGACGAGGCCGTCGCTCTTGCCAAGGAGAGGCACGTGGGCCAGGCCCCAATGAGGAGGATGCAGACCTACTGTTTTGGCGACATGGAGGGGCTGCATGGTCCTCCCAGAACAGAGAAGCCTCCCCCGAACCCCAAACCTGCCCTGAAGCCTCTGGGGCAGCGGTCCCTGAGACCCCTGGCCTGCACAGGCACAGCCGCAGATGCTCTTGTCCCAGGGAAGCCGCTTCTTGCTCCAGCGTTGCCTGACATCATCCCAGAAGGCCAACTCTCTCCAAGACTGGAAGCTCTTTCCCTTCCTCAGGATCTCCCGCCAAGGAGAAGACTGAGCTTGACGAAGGCAGGGCGACGTGCGTCCAACTCGGAAGAGGTGCTTTTAGCAGCACAGCAGGAGCGGAGGTGA